In the Candidatus Methylomirabilis sp. genome, one interval contains:
- a CDS encoding glutamate synthase-related protein, with the protein GCIMMRVCHLNTCPVGIATQDPKLRKKFAGKPEFVENFFRFIAQEVRELMAKLGVRTMDEMIGRVDRLDVRKAVEHWKARGLDFSSILYRPEVGPEVAIRKVREQDHGLEKSLDMTTIVPLCQPALDRGEPVNLRLPIRNIHRTVGTILGSEVTRRYGRKGLADDTIQIHFTGSAGQSFGAFIPKGITLTLEGDSNDYLGKGLSGGKIIAFPPRHATFVPEENILVGNVVLYGATSGEAYFRGVAGERFAVRNSGALTVVEGVGDHGCEYMTGGRVVVIGATGRNFAAGMSGGVAYVLDEIGDFKRRSNLGMVDLEPLFAEEEVAEVKDLLHRHLHHTQSTVADRILRNWETLQAKFVKVVPRDYKRALNAMKRAQLEGIPWEEAVMVGAHG; encoded by the coding sequence TGGGCTGCATCATGATGCGCGTTTGCCACTTGAACACCTGCCCGGTGGGGATCGCCACCCAGGATCCCAAGCTCCGGAAGAAGTTTGCCGGGAAGCCGGAGTTCGTTGAAAACTTCTTCCGCTTCATCGCCCAGGAGGTGCGCGAGCTGATGGCCAAGCTCGGGGTCCGCACCATGGACGAGATGATCGGCCGGGTGGATCGCCTGGATGTGCGGAAGGCGGTGGAGCACTGGAAGGCGCGCGGGCTGGACTTCTCCTCGATCCTGTACCGCCCCGAGGTGGGCCCGGAGGTGGCCATCCGCAAGGTGCGGGAGCAGGACCATGGCCTGGAGAAGTCGCTGGACATGACCACTATCGTCCCACTCTGCCAGCCGGCCCTGGACCGGGGCGAGCCGGTGAACCTGCGCCTGCCCATTCGGAACATCCACCGGACCGTGGGGACCATTCTGGGGTCCGAGGTGACGCGCCGCTACGGGAGGAAGGGGCTGGCCGACGATACCATCCAGATTCACTTTACGGGTTCGGCCGGCCAGAGTTTCGGTGCCTTCATCCCCAAGGGGATCACGCTGACCCTGGAGGGCGACTCCAACGACTACCTCGGGAAGGGCCTCTCAGGGGGAAAGATCATCGCCTTCCCGCCTCGCCACGCTACCTTCGTTCCGGAGGAGAACATCCTCGTCGGGAACGTAGTCCTCTACGGCGCCACCAGCGGCGAGGCCTACTTCCGGGGCGTCGCCGGGGAGCGCTTTGCCGTGCGGAACAGCGGGGCCCTGACCGTGGTGGAGGGGGTCGGCGATCACGGCTGCGAGTATATGACCGGTGGCCGCGTGGTCGTCATCGGTGCCACTGGGCGGAACTTCGCCGCGGGAATGTCGGGCGGGGTCGCCTATGTCCTGGATGAAATCGGCGACTTCAAGAGACGGTCGAACCTCGGCATGGTGGACCTGGAGCCACTCTTCGCCGAGGAAGAGGTGGCGGAGGTCAAGGACCTCCTGCACCGCCACCTCCACCATACCCAGAGCACGGTGGCGGACCGGATCCTCCGAAACTGGGAGACGCTGCAGGCCAAGTTCGTCAAGGTGGTGCCCCGCGACTACAAGCGGGCGCTGAACGCCATGAAACGTGCCCAGCTCGAAGGGATCCCCTGGGAAGAGGCAGTCATGGTGGGGGCCCATGGGTAA
- a CDS encoding glutamate synthase subunit beta — MGKPTGFVEFKREKQPYRPIAERTRDWRQVMLPWPVDTLQKQGARCMDCGIPFCHEGCPLGNIIPDWNDLVYRNRWREASDRLHATNNFPEFTGTLCPAPCEGSCVLGINDNPVTIRAIELAIVDHAFEQGWVKPDPPLIRTGKKVVVVGSGPAGLAAAQQLNRAGHWVTVFERHDRIGGLLRYGIPEFKMEKGVLDRRLDLLRKEGIRFEVNANVGVNVPVEKLRREFDAILLAGGATLPRDLKVPGRELRGIHFAMEYLPLQNRRCEGDRIPDGEFITAKGKRVVIIGGGDTGADCLGTVHRQGALSVHQFEILPRPPDTRAPDNPWPQWPVILRTYAAHEEGGIRDYSISTTRFSGRDGRVERLHGVRVEVVSDGNGRRTMREIPDSEFEMDADLVLLAMGFLGPERDGMLGQFGVTLTERGNVWRDENWMTSVPGVFTAGDMQRGQSLIVWAIAEGRQAAKGIDTSLMGSTNLP, encoded by the coding sequence ATGGGTAAGCCCACTGGCTTCGTCGAGTTCAAGCGCGAGAAGCAGCCGTACCGGCCTATCGCGGAGCGGACCCGGGATTGGAGGCAGGTCATGCTTCCTTGGCCGGTGGACACGCTCCAGAAGCAGGGCGCGCGCTGCATGGACTGCGGCATCCCCTTCTGCCACGAGGGCTGCCCGCTGGGGAACATCATCCCGGACTGGAACGATCTCGTGTACCGGAACCGCTGGCGGGAGGCCAGTGATCGGCTGCACGCCACGAACAACTTCCCGGAGTTTACGGGAACGCTCTGCCCGGCCCCCTGTGAAGGCTCGTGTGTCTTGGGGATTAACGATAACCCCGTGACGATCCGGGCCATCGAGCTGGCCATCGTTGACCACGCCTTCGAGCAGGGATGGGTGAAGCCAGACCCGCCGCTGATCCGCACCGGAAAGAAGGTGGTGGTGGTGGGCTCGGGCCCGGCCGGCCTGGCGGCGGCGCAGCAGCTCAACCGGGCCGGCCACTGGGTTACGGTCTTCGAGCGGCACGACCGGATCGGCGGACTCCTTCGGTACGGGATCCCAGAATTCAAGATGGAGAAGGGAGTCTTGGACCGCCGGTTGGACCTGCTGCGGAAGGAGGGGATTCGGTTCGAGGTCAACGCCAACGTTGGGGTGAATGTCCCGGTAGAGAAACTCCGGCGTGAGTTCGATGCCATCCTGCTGGCCGGGGGCGCCACGCTCCCTCGCGACCTGAAGGTCCCCGGGCGGGAGCTTCGCGGGATCCACTTCGCCATGGAGTATCTCCCCCTCCAGAACCGGCGCTGCGAGGGTGATCGCATTCCGGATGGGGAATTCATCACGGCGAAGGGGAAGCGGGTCGTCATCATCGGCGGGGGCGACACGGGTGCCGACTGCCTGGGGACCGTGCACCGGCAGGGGGCCCTCTCGGTGCACCAGTTCGAGATCCTCCCGCGTCCCCCGGATACCCGTGCGCCCGACAACCCCTGGCCGCAATGGCCGGTCATCCTCCGGACCTACGCTGCCCATGAAGAGGGGGGCATCCGCGACTACAGCATCTCGACGACGCGCTTCTCGGGGCGAGACGGAAGGGTTGAGCGTCTGCACGGCGTCCGGGTGGAGGTCGTTTCGGACGGCAATGGGCGCCGGACCATGCGGGAGATTCCAGACAGCGAGTTCGAGATGGACGCGGACCTTGTCCTTCTGGCTATGGGCTTTCTCGGGCCCGAGCGGGACGGGATGCTGGGTCAGTTTGGCGTCACGCTGACCGAGCGGGGCAATGTCTGGCGGGACGAGAACTGGATGACCAGCGTGCCGGGGGTCTTCACCGCCGGCGACATGCAGCGCGGGCAATCGCTGATCGTCTGGGCCATCGCCGAAGGCCGCCAAGCCGCCAAGGGCATCGACACCTCCCTCATGGGCTCCACGAACCTGCCCTAG